Proteins found in one Zea mays cultivar B73 chromosome 1, Zm-B73-REFERENCE-NAM-5.0, whole genome shotgun sequence genomic segment:
- the LOC100273788 gene encoding uncharacterized protein LOC100273788, with translation MQPRSKKFGRVDTVQLKAQIVRRLGPQRAELYFRSLTKFLGCQLGRDEFQKACAAALGKENVRLHTSLVQSILRNACVSDGPPPSAQAATGNSQTSTAVSNGTLTSGLPPPVTRARPPLTKWSGDKPSPIGKSPLGHRPGTAREFVSAGTGSKALQEVVSVEDGEEVDQARGGSGSPVCVQSRSPIRPPLGVLKAQDPEPSTSDVCYNNGELPDSQSLSKLLDERLKAQGLSVPKECADVLNSGLNAYMSRMLKACLGVAKARGRVSKTTRQANGRGRGRAVASVNSGLINGSPLEPSCCYQASLLDLSTAVLSNARLAGRVEIREKISSHLHSR, from the coding sequence ATGCAGCCGCGGTCGAAGAAGTTCGGCCGCGTGGACACGGTCCAGCTCAAGGCGCAGATCGTGAGGCGGCTGGGGCCCCAGCGCGCCGAGCTCTACTTCCGCAGCCTCACCAAGTTCCTGGGCTGCCAGCTCGGCAGGGACGAGTTCCAgaaggcctgcgctgctgcattGGGGAAGGAGAACGTCAGGCTGCACACATCCCTCGTCCAGTCCATTCTCCGCAACGCGTGCGTGTCGGACGGGCCGCCGCCGAGCGCGCAGGCCGCCACCGGAAACTCGCAGACGAGCACGGCGGTGTCCAATGGGACGCTCACCAGTGGCTTACCGCCGCCGGTGACGAGAGCGAGGCCGCCCCTGACTAAGTGGTCCGGTGATAAGCCGAGCCCGATTGGGAAGTCTCCTCTCGGTCATCGTCCGGGGACTGCGCGGGAGTTCGTGTCGGCTGGGACTGGGAGCAAAGCTTTGCAGGAGGTTGTCTCCGTGGAGGATGGCGAGGAGGTCGACCAGGCCCGTGGTGGTAGTGGTAGTCCAGTCTGCGTGCAGAGCCGAAGCCCCATCAGGCCCCCGCTGGGCGTTCTAAAGGCTCAGGATCCTGAGCCTTCGACGTCGGACGTGTGCTACAACAACGGTGAGCTGCCAGATTCTCAGTCACTGTCGAAGCTACTTGACGAAAGGTTGAAGGCTCAAGGTCTCAGCGTACCCAAAGAGTGTGCTGATGTCTTGAACTCTGGGTTGAATGCATACATGAGCCGAATGCTGAAGGCATGTCTAGGCGTTGCGAAAGCAAGGGGAAGAGTCAGCAAGACGACGCGCCAAGCGaatggccgtggccgtggccgtgctGTTGCTTCAGTAAATAGTGGGCTGATCAACGGCTCTCCTTTGGAACCAAGCTGCTGCTACCAGGCTTCGTTGCTCGATCTCTCGACGGCAGTGCTATCAAATGCTCGGTTAGCGGGGCGCGTGGAGATCCGCGAGAAGATTTCTTCCCATCTCCACAGCAGATAA